From the Perca flavescens isolate YP-PL-M2 chromosome 21, PFLA_1.0, whole genome shotgun sequence genome, one window contains:
- the jmjd1cb gene encoding probable JmjC domain-containing histone demethylation protein 2C isoform X5, whose translation MAVEARPELVGKRFLCVSGDEPPEIGDFGRWPWRSGVIRAVNHRDSDNPDLTVYVEFDDQEWENREWVKVYEDFQLFLLEHQLVWAKRKEGPGGAGGAGAGGGAGGVLQGTKAKHIQWPALAFKPVVGKSLLSSVTAVEFLLDRQLDFLSDHSAFQPYQDEVDSQNPVLRDNHQLHEEVRGWLKDQKVQEIFMQGPYSLNGYRVRVYRQDSATQWFTGIITHHDLFSRNMVVMNDQVLEPQNVDPSMIQMTFLDDVVHSLLKGENIGITSRRRSRSSQNNNTAHSHYTRAQANSPRPIMTSSGPNPKGSQGTLASQQQSQSQQSQQPASQSHHSPSGSGREQREQRNSRSSRRKGSDSSVPEEDKDRREETTGRDSKSKAKQALNKRRKGEEEEKKAGLKRLKTDMTSDLSESSDSENPHNKRTSCSSSSSSSSSSSSSSSSSSSEPNSENELKTRSTDVKQSGVSKKEEEEKPLMQATKMNNSSSLIGRLSPWVELQAAEDSKKGVLKETGKMTTKEEEELVAVTQITQSPRQQTPLMSDTVQGGSMESSKNTVKASPRSQTPLLSHLGGGSVIDITDEAQATVHQESSEAVSALLASQKAESTALSPYLPLNPSPVSSPPVPPSPSPSEGGRRTDIEPPVQQQQGIMGGGMTAARSLGNKIEFAPSEVIRPVTSMVQNVVLVEKEKTVLPFHLHQQQQPQHHHHHQQEHTQQQQHYTSIHPSIKSPSLSEETRKHPQHQPTPHKMNTVLSPDLTKSRMSPNPAQLDSLKQKPQHPNNSQSHLYPNTNPVDLLKAKPHPGLLDISKPKPNTSPEVSKHKIQRYPDTSPPLRGRFLAKVEAAEAPRSGFKPVAARSESGGVGASVSSSTKSPLIIDKNETFTVYRDPALVRSDAENSVSATVSSNHVAAYLHPHLHTLHSPSPHSPCLTSASHSHAASHLLAPPHTSALPHPHLLPPGVLPAMPPPAASLLGGHPRLDSPSGLGHLALPHATAAHQQQFLQGQGPPPPPLLAQAHSGAAGLGLYPILWQYPNGTPTSYPPGLNLPPTAKWVHPENPVTVNSEASLRRNTASPWLHQGAGSAGDGLGLLSHVPVRPASADAHRPPVKINTHTHASPPLSKSSMNAHKEDVDKKGFVDPIRTLTLAQLKQEQTDRSRTPTGKDVHVHRLYLDPHCKARQDAVQAADRASKYKEENRQILKESIEVAPFTAKIQRSSDPGMDRDRERSRDPAFPVRLPALASPGPKAGHILPHVIQSEKSNYFTTLSNSVVNEPPRLYPSKELSSYYEKVSGGAPGVVASVGANVPSQGALSLGSYSSKTSLSKPPPLIKHQPEGGEGLAGKITEQLSQQVTLVQQQHSQHTGIDRIERRSPAISPSSSMSLSSSSAPNHHHHHHHPHHQQQQQQQQQQQQQQQLRAMPSLHRAPVFHPPTQHALERREAAEREKEREKERERERERAAYGGRLSPPTLTPIQPVSLAAAGSKTSAEQQKPPTLLPELRDVKGHGNAAVVTSVASAISGEIMTSSTDAWRGGEMIQERQGSFSGEKGVSRGKPQSAMASVIVRPSTSVKYDSPPGANKSGAMLLKELPQGRFYPSKLQGECLRLGESVREAVAGRVIQPNSNLDDMCVQYKNTYMRGMQGTMGASITNSVCRTAISAASAFGVQSISGTAISELGYSVSARGEISPHSAGFCGRVLSHLGPGEYQEGLGSRNTSPGGSLPPSSPAGTPQPSPSLTPTPSSISGSSQPYSSSFVHLKKHKAALAAAQSRSNFSTAPTSIATGNCFLPVDSVDKTPIHNSPPPPSSQASSSSVDSSSGSLASGSTTTGKSSPLPNGQSSGPASTSSGQSINYHKLKKAWLTRHSEEDRNTTATICSTSTKPEKLPSTTTTTTTTTSTSNTSAMAEMIKPCTVNLSASTSSEVEMSKESASKVERERQLEEKGGGVEERKAAPSSRRGNKRSYESGSESGGDDSDASESKMEGRAKRQPKPTYKKKQNDMAKKKGDNEKEEDDVKPNGIFRSAREKTKLKLASSNGIPRSVLKDWRKVKKLKQTAESFLQDDSCAEIGPNLQKCRECRVVRSKKGEEPTHSPVFCRFYYFRRLSFSKNGVIRMDGFSTPDQFDDEALALWVPGLMEESHLDQTTAKYILSFIGDKFCQMVVTENTAATWVKKDAKLAWKRAVRGVREMCDACEATLFNIHWVCQKCGFVVCLDCYKAKERRSSKDKELYGWLKCVKGQPHDHKHLMPTQIIPGTVLTELVTSMHSLREKHNIKSHCPCTNKQNLLTKLPATNGVSQVLQNVLNHSNKLSLVKAEPGSQQNSDQGGTKAETNGGRGGGSSPGSDAGSAPVTPPESQSPLHFLADLAEQKSREEKKENKSVLLGKSVQEDKDGDSLEVLQQCKTTSLVANSTEHGSTLRDLLTTTAGKLKLGSTDAGIAFAPVYSTASQTGKGGRTMPNILDDIIASVVENKIPASRQSITTKLSIKQEPVAPSNNNNNTISVPAITEDAKPDRKKSAHVTTAVPEESTNQYPDIPHCWLNNRRLLWLKDHSNQNNWKLFRECWKQGQPVLVSGIHKRLNGGLWKADSFNQEFADHQGDLLNCKDQVVSNSGIKEFWDGFEDITKRPKSKDGEPMVYRLKDWPSGEEFMALMPSRYDDLMKNLPLPEYSDPEGNLNLASHLPSFFVRPDLGPRLCCAYGVAASQDQDFGTANLHVEVSDVVSVLVYVGVAKGNGVLSKTGVLKRLEEEDLDEGVRRRLKDSSETPGALWHIYLNKDMDQVREFLYKEQGLDVSMDQDPIREQGLYLSRKQRQRLLDEHGVQGWTVVQFLGDSVLIPAGAMHQVQNLHSCVQVINDFVSPEHVANSFHLTQELRPNKEEVNYEDKLQVKNILYHCVKEVVSSLKRASDEEDDEEENS comes from the exons AGTCATTACACACGAGCCCAAGCCAACAGCCCTCGCCCCATTATGACCTCATCAGGCCCCAACCCAAAAGGTTCCCAGGGGACGCTGGCCTCTCAACAGcagagccaatcacagcaaaGCCAGCAACCAGCCAGCCAATCGCACCACTCGCCCAGCGGCAGTGGGAGGGAGCAGAGAGAGCAGCGCAACTCTCGCTCCTCCAGGAGGAAAGGATCCGACAGCAGTGTTCCAGAGGAGGATAAGGACAGGAGAGAAGAGACCACAGGGAGAG ACTCCAAGTCCAAGGCTAAGCAGGCACTGAACAAACGCAGGAAGggcgaggaagaggagaagaaggcAGGTCTAAAGAGGCTGAAAACCGACATGACCTCTGACCTGTCAGAGAGCAGCGACTCAGAAAACCCACACAACAAGAGGACCTcatgctcctcttcctcctcgtcctcatcatcctcctcctcatcctcctcttcctcctcctcagagCCCAACTCCGAGAATGAGCTAAAGACTCGCAGCACTGATGTGAAACAAAGTGGTGTTTccaaaaaggaggaggaggagaagccgCTGATGCAGGCCACCAAAATGAATAATTCTTCGTCTCTTATTGGTCGCCTGTCCCCGTGGGTGGAGCTTCAGGCAGCGGAGGACAGCAAGAAGGGCGTGCTTAAGGAAACCGGCAAAATGACAacgaaagaggaagaggagttggTCGCGGTAACACAGATCACCCAGTCCCCGCGGCAACAGACGCCTCTGATGTCCGACACCGTCCAGGGCGGCAGTATGGAGAGCAGCAAGAACACTGTGAAAG cgTCACCTCGATCCCAGACGCCATTGTTGTCCCACCTGGGAGGTGGCAGTGTGATCGACATCACAGATGAGGCCCAGGCCACGGTGCACCAGGAGAGTTCAGAGGCAGTGTCAGCCCTGCTCGCCTCCCAGAAGGCCGAGTCCACGGCCCTCTCACCTTACCTCCCCCTCAACCCCTCCCCCGTCTCCTCGCCCCCCGTCCCTCCGTCTCCCTCACCATCAGAAGGAGGCCGCAGGACGGATATTGAGCCTCccgtgcagcagcagcagggcatTATGGGAGGTGGCATGACAGCAGCCAGGAGCTTAGGCAACAAGATAGAGTTTGCTCCCTCTGAGGTCATCAG GCCTGTCACATCGATGGTTCAAAATGTGGTGCTGGTGGAGAAGGAGAAAACTGTCCTTCCTTTTCATCTTCATCAACAGCAGCAGCcacagcatcatcatcatcatcagcaggagcacacacaacaacagcagcactaCACATCTATCCACCCCAGCATTAAGAGCCCGTCTCTGTCCGAGGAGACGAGAAAACACCCACAGCATCAACCGACCCCCCACAAGATGAACACAGTCCTCTCCCCTGATTTAACCAAATCCAGAATGAGCCCCAACCCAGCTCAGCTTGACTCCCTCAAACAGAAACCCCAGCACCCCAACAACTCTCAGAGCCATCTCTACCCCAACACAAACCCAGTTGACCTTCTCAAGGCTAAGCCCCACCCGGGCCTGCTGGACATTTCTAAACCTAAACCCAACACCTCCCCCGAGGTCTCTAAACATAAAATACAGAGGTACCCTGATACCTCCCCACCTCTGAGAGGCCGTTTTTTGGCTAAAGTAGAAGCAGCTGAAGCTCCGCGGTCTGGTTTCAAGCCGGTGGCGGCGCGGTCGGAGTCAGGGGGAGTCGGTGCGAGCGTCAGCAGCAGCACCAAGAGTCCTCTGATCATCGATAAGAACGAGACCTTCACCGTCTACAGGGACCCGGCGCTGGTCCGCTCCGACGCAGAGAACTCTGTCTCGGCCACAGTCTCCTCCAACCACGTGGCAGCCTATCTCCACCCCCACCTGCACACCCTTCATTCCCCCTCCCCTCACTCCCCCTGTCTCACTTCCGCATCCCACTCCCACGCCGCCTCCCACCTCCTCGCCCCCCCTCACACCTCTGCCCTGCCACATCCGCATCTTTTACCCCCCGGAGTGCTCCCGGCCATGCCTCCTCCCGCAGCATCTCTCCTCGGGGGCCACCCTCGGCTTGACTCCCCCAGCGGGTTGGGCCACCTTGCCCTGCCTCACGCAACAGCCGCACACCAGCAGCAGTTCCTACAG GGTCAGGGCCCTCCTCCACCCCCTCTACTAGCCCAGGCTCACAGCGGGGCAGCAGGGCTGGGCCTTTACCCCATCCTCTGGCAGTACCCCAACGGAACACCAACCTCCTATCCCCCAGGGCTCAACCTGCCCCCCACAGCTAAGTGGGTCCACCCGGAAAATCCTGTCACCGTGAATTCCGAAGCCTCTCTCAGGAGG AACACAGCCAGTCCGTGGCTGCACCAGGGTGCCGGTAGTGCTGGCGACGGTCTGGGTTTGCTGAGCCACGTTCCCGTTCGGCCAGCCAGTGCCGACGCCCACCGCCCCCCGGTCAAGATCAACACCCACACCCACGCAAGCCCTCCGCTGTCAAAGTCCAGCATGAACGCCCATAAAGA AGATGTGGATAAGAAAGGCTTCGTGGACCCAATCAGGACGTTGACATTGGCCCAGCTGAAAcaggagcagacagacaggagtcGAACCCCCACAGGGAAAGACGTCCACGTACACCGCCTCTACCTGGACCCCCACTGCAAGGCTCGCCAG gaTGCGGTTCAGGCAGCAGACCGAGCCAGTAAATACAAAGAGGAGAATCGGCAAATCCTGAAAGAGAGCATCGAGGTCGCTCCCTTCACCGCTAAGATCCAGCGCTCCAGTGACCCGGGGATGGATAGGGACCGAGAGAGGAGCAGAGATCCAGCCTTCCCTGTGCGGTTACCAGCTCTTGCCTCCCCAGGCCCCAAGGCCGGCCACATCCTTCCCCACGTCATCCAATCAGAGAAGAGCAATTACTTCACCACACTGTCCAACAGTGTAGTGAATGAGCCTCCAAGACTTTACCCTTCCAAGGAGCTCAGCTCTTACTATGAGAAAGTGTCTGGCGGAGCTCCAGGGGTTGTGGCCAGTGTCGGGGCCAATGTGCCAAGCCAGGGAGCTCTGTCCCTGGGCAGCTATAGCTCCAAAACTTCTCTCTCCAAGCCCCCTCCCCTCATTAAGCACCAgccagagggaggagagggttTAGCAGGAAAAATCACTGAGCAGCTCAGCCAGCAGGTGACACTAGTCCAACAGCAGCATTCGCAACACACAGGTATAGACAGGATAGAACGCCGCAGCCCTGCCatttctccttcctcctctatgtctctgtcttcctcctcagcacccaaccaccaccaccaccaccaccacccccaccaccaacaacaacaacagcagcagcagcagcagcagcagcagcaacagctcaGGGCAATGCCATCTCTCCACCGAGCACCTGTGTTCCATCCGCCCACACAGCACGCACTAGAACGCAGAGAGGCTGCGGAACGGGAGAAGGAGcgggagaaggaaagagagagagagagggagagagcagctTATGGTGGACGCCTGTCTCCGCCAACACTCACACCCAtccagccagttagcttagcggCAGCTGGTAGTAAAACTTCAGCGGAGCAGCAGAAGCCCCCCACGCTGCTGCCGGAACTCAGGGACGTCAAAGGTCATGGAAACGCTGCCGTCGTCACCTCTGTGGCCTCGGCCATCAGTGGGGAGATCATGACTTCATCTACAGACGCATGGAGAGGTGGAGAGATGATTCAGGAAAGACAAGGCTCATTCTCTGGAGAGAAAGGAGTGTCAAGGGGCAAGCCCCAATCCGCAATGGCATCAGTCATTGTGCGTCCATCGACATCTGTTAAGTACGACAGTCCTCCTGGTGCTAACAAATCTGGTGCTATGCTCCTTAAAGAGCTCCCCCAGGGGAGGTTCTACCCATCCAAGCTTCAGGGGGAATGCCTCAGACTAGGGGAGAGTGTTAGAGAAGCTGTAGCTGGCAGGGTTATCCAACCCAACTCAAACCTGGACGACATGTGTGTCCAGTATAAAAATACTTACATGCGTGGCATGCAGGGAACTATGGGGGCCAGTATCACAAACTCTGTGTGCAGGACTGCTATTTCAGCCGCATCAGCTTTTGGCGTACAGAGTATCAGTGGGACAGCCATCTCTGAGCTGGGCTACTCTGTCTCAGCTCGAGGAGAGATCTCACCCCATAGCGCTGGCTTTTGTGGCCGGGTGCTGAGCCACTTAGGACCAGGAGAGTACCAGGAAGGGTTAGGCTCACGCAACACATCACCAGGGGGGTCTCTGCCTCCCTCTAGTCCAGCAGGAACACCCCAGCCTAGTCCAAGCCTCACCCCAACACCTTCCTCCATTTCTGGCTCCAGTCAGCCTTACTCCTCCTCCTTTGTCCACCTTAAGAAGCACAAAGCGGCCTTGGCTGCCGCCCAATCCAGAAGCAACTTCTCCACTGCTCCAACATCCATCGCAACTGGAAACTGTTTCCTACCTGTGGATTCAGTTGACAAAACCCCCATTCACAACTCGCCCCCTCCACCCTCCAGCCAAGCCTCATCGTCTTCGGTCGACAGTAGTAGCGGCAGCTTGGCAAGCGGGAGCACAACAACGGGCAAGTCCAGTCCCCTGCCCAACGGCCAGAGCTCTGGACCAGCCTCAACAAGCAGCGGGCAGTCCATTAACTACCACAAGCTGAAGAAAGCCTGGTTAACCCGGCACTCAGAGGAGGACAGGAACACAACTGCCACTATATGCTCCACCAGTACTAAACCGGAGAAACTGcccagcaccaccaccaccaccaccaccaccaccagcacaaGTAACACCTCCGCCATGGCAGAAATGATCAAACCCTGTACAGTCAATCTCAGCGCCTCCACCTCCAGTGAGGTGGAGATGAGCAAAGAAAGTGCAAGCAAAGTGGAGCGAGAGAGGCAGCTGGAGGAGAAGGGGGGAGgagtggaggagaggaaagcAGCTCCCTCATCAAGGCGAGGGAACAAGCGGTCATACGAGTCGGGTTCCGAgagcgggggagacgactccgACGCCAGTGAGAGCAAAATGGAAGGCAGAGCCAAGCGTCAGCCTAAACCCACCTACAAGAAGAAGCAGAATGATATGGCCAAGAAGAAAGGAGACAACGAAAAGGAGGAAGATGACGTGAAGCCCAATGGCATTTTCAGATCGGCCCGAGAGAAGACTAAACTCAAACTAGCCAGCAGCA ATGGGATCCCCCGCTCTGTCCTGAAGGACTGGAGGAAGGTGAAGAAGCTGAAGCAGACCGCGGAGTCTTTCCTGCAGGATGACTCGTGTGCTGAAATTGGACCCAACCTGCAGAAGTGTCGGGAGTGCAGGGTGGTCCGCAGCAAGAAGGGAGAGGAGCCGACACATTCTCCTGTTTTCTGTCGCTTCTACTATTTCAGACG GCTTTCCTTCAGTAAAAATGGAGTCATCCGGATGGATGGCTTCTCCACTCCGGACCAGTTTGATGATGAAGCACTGGCCCTGTGGGTCCCTGGGCTGATGGAGGAGAGCCACCTGGACCAGACCACAGCCAAGTACATCCTCAGCTTCATAGGAGACAAGTTCTGTCAGATGGTTGTGACTGAGAATACTGCAGCCACCTGGGTCAAGAAGGATG cCAAGCTGGCGTGGAAGCGAGCGGTGAGGGGGGTGAGGGAGATGTGTGACGCATGCGAGGCAACACTCTTCAACATCCACTGGGTCTGTCAGAAATGTGGCTTCGTTGTCTGCTTGGACTGCTACAAGGCCAAGGAGAGAAGGAGCTCCAAAG ATAAAGAACTATACGGCTGGCTTAAGTGTGTGAAAGGCCAACCCCACGATCACAAACACCTGATGCCCACACAGATCATACCTGGCACAG TGCTGACAGAGTTGGTGACTTCCATGCACTCTCTGAGAGAGAAACACAACATCAAATCCCACTGCCCCTGCACCAACAAGCAGAACCTCCTCACCAAACTACCAGCCACCAACGGAGTCTCACAG GTTCTGCAGAACGTCCTGAACCACAGTAACAAACTGTCCCTGGTGAAAGCTGAGCCGGGCTCTCAGCAGAACTCTGACCAGGGAGGAACCAAGGCGGAGACTAACGGAGGGCGCGGTGGAGGAAGCAGTCCAGGCAGTGACGCAGGAAGTGCTCCTGTCACCCCGCCTGAGTCCCAGTCCCCTCTGCACTTCCTGGCTGACCTGGCAGAGCAGAAATCcagggaggagaagaaag AAAACAAGTCTGTGCTGCTTGGTAAATCGGTCCAGGAAGACAAGGACGGGGACAGCCTGGAGGTCCTGCAGCAGTGTAAAACCACCTCACTGGTGGCGAATAGTACAGAGCATGGCTCCACACTCAGAGATCTGCTCACCACCACAGCAGGGAAGCTGAAGCTGGGCTCCACCGATGCAGGAATTGCCTTTGCACCAGTCTACTCTACTGCgtcacag ACTGGGAAAGGTGGGAGGACCATGCCCAATATCCTTGATGACATCATTGCTTCAGTAGTTGAGAATAAAATCCCTGCCAGCCGCCAGAGCATCACCACCAAACTGTCAATTAAGCAGGAGCCTGTCGCCccaagcaacaacaacaacaacaccatctCTGTCCCTGCTATTACTGAGGATGCAAAACCAGACAGGAAGAAGTCAGCGCATGTAACTACAGCAGTGCCAGAAGAATCAACCAATCAGTATCCAGATATTCCCCACTGCTGGTTAAACAACAGACGGTTACTGTGGCTCAAAGATCACAGCAACCAGAACAACTGGAAGCTGTTCAGAGAGTGCTGGAAACAAGGACAG CCTGTGTTGGTGTCAGGGATCCATAAGCGACTGAATGGTGGCCTGTGGAAAGCTGACTCCTTCAACCAGGAGTTTGCAGACCATCAGGGAGACCTCCTGAATTGTAAAGACCAGGTTGTGTCCAACTCTGGGATCAAGGAGTTCTGGGACGGATTTGAGGACATCACTA AGCGGCCCAAGTCCAAGGATGGAGAACCTATGGTCTACAGACTGAAGGACTGGCCGTCTGGTGAGGAGTTCATGGCCCTCATGCCCTCAAG GTATGATGACTTGATGAAGAACTTGCCCCTGCCAGAGTACTCAGATCCAGAGGGCAACCTCAACCTGGCCTCCCACCTGCCATCTTTCTTTGTCAGGCCAGATCTGGGGCCGAGACTCTGCTGTGCCTACG GTGTAGCTGCTTCTCAGGACCAGGACTTTGGGACTGCCAACCTCCATGTGGAAGTCTCTGATGTCGTCTCTGTGCTGGTCTATGTAGGAGTAGCCAAAGGCAATGGAGTCCTGTCCAAAACTG gagtgtTGAAGCgcctggaggaggaggatcTAGATGAGGGGGTTCGAAGAAGGCTCAAAGACTCCAGTGAGACCCCCGGGGCTCTGTGGCACATCTACCTCAACAAAGACATGGACCAAGTCCGAGAGTTCCTGTATAAG GAGCAGGGATTGGACGTGTCAATGGACCAGGACCCAATCAGAGAGCAGGGCTTGTACCTAAGCAGGAAGCAGCGTCAGCGGCTGCTGGACGAACACGGAGTCCAGGGCTGGACTGTAGTTCAATTCCTGGGAGACTCTGTACTTATCCCAGCAGGAGCCATGCACCAG gtccAGAACCTCCACAGCTGTGTCCAGGTCATCAATGACTTTGTGTCTCCCGAGCACGTGGCCAACTCCTTCCACCTGACCCAGGAGCTCCGGCCCAATAAAGAGGAGGTAAACTACGAGGATAAACTACAG GTGAAGAACATTCTGTACCACTGTGTGAAGGAGGTGGTGAGCTCCCTGAAGAGGGCCAGCGATGAGGAAGACGATGAGGAAGAGAACTCATGA